A stretch of DNA from Promicromonospora sukumoe:
CGCGCGGCGCCCCGCCCCCAGACGAGCAGCACGGGAACTCCCGCGCCGGCGAGCGCCAGCGCGACCAGGCCGAAGATGGTCTCCAGCCAGTACCCGTAGGCCGCGTCGAGGCGTGCGTCGCCCGGGTCGGCGGGGTCGTACAGGACGGTGACGCGCTCGCCGACGGCGTACCGCGGCGGGTTGGTGCCGGTCCGGTCGGTGAAGCCGTGCTCCTGGCCGCCCACCTCGTACGCCACCTCCGCGTGGTAGGTGGAGCGCGTGGTGCCCTCGTCGCTGCTGCTGTACTGCTCGTCGAGGCCGACCACGACGCCGTCGACCGCCTGGGCGTCGGCCAGGAAGCCGGCGGTCCGCACCGCGAGGACGCCCGCGACCGTGCCGAACACCGCCGCCATGACCAGCAGTCCGACGGCGACGAGGAGGAGGGCACGAGATCTCATCGGGGCATCGAACCACGCGCGGTTCCCGCGCGCGACGCCCTGGACGTCCTGGACGTCAACTTCGCCCTGGACGTCGGACTCGCCCTAGTCGAGCTCCCCCTAGACGTCGAGCTTCGCCCGGACGATCGCGACGACCCGGCCCACGTTGACCGCCCAGCCGACGCCGAAGACGCGCGGCCCGACGACGTGCTCCGCCTCCGGGTCCCACAGCCGCTCCTTGGCGCGCTCCAGGGTCGGGAACCGGAAGTCGTACGGCACGACGGCCGCGACCTTGCCGTTCCAGGTGCGTTCGTCCTCCGGCTTGCGCAGCTCCTTCACGATCGCCGCGACCGCAAGGCTGATCGTCACGAGCGTGAGGAGCCGGTTGAGGCCGCCCTTGCGGTGCTTCTTCGTTCCGCTGCCGCCCGACGTGCTGGATCCCACGACGTCCTCCGGGGTTCGCGGCGCCGGTCCTTGGTCCCGGTGCCTGTCGCCACCATCCTGGTCCACGCTCCTGGTACACGCCACGGGAGGTCGCCGACGGCGGGCGTTTCGGCGGGCGATTTGCCGACGTGTCGGAGGCAGGTGGCATGCT
This window harbors:
- a CDS encoding DUF3592 domain-containing protein — translated: MRSRALLLVAVGLLVMAAVFGTVAGVLAVRTAGFLADAQAVDGVVVGLDEQYSSSDEGTTRSTYHAEVAYEVGGQEHGFTDRTGTNPPRYAVGERVTVLYDPADPGDARLDAAYGYWLETIFGLVALALAGAGVPVLLVWGRGAARRRLARTGQRATGTVTDVRAAGKVVLNGRPRMATTVRWRHPFAGEQTLVETTWGAAHAVGDQVTLRYDADRPARALVEPPAGPASGSASGSAAGSAAESSLGPSEEPSAEPV
- a CDS encoding DUF5808 domain-containing protein, whose translation is MGSSTSGGSGTKKHRKGGLNRLLTLVTISLAVAAIVKELRKPEDERTWNGKVAAVVPYDFRFPTLERAKERLWDPEAEHVVGPRVFGVGWAVNVGRVVAIVRAKLDV